The Actinomycetota bacterium genome includes the window GCCTCGACCTCGACCTGGAGGCCACGGCGGGACGCTCGGCGACGGCGCAGTCGAGGGCCGACTGATGCACGACGTCACCGACCTGCTCACCGGCTGGGTGCTGACGCCCGGACGGCGCACCATCACTCGAATCATCCCCGTGATCGACCCCGACCACCGTCGCGCGCATGACGCCTACCACCGGTTCTTGCGCATCGGCCGGTTGCCGCGCGGTTCGTCCTCACCCACCTGATCCTCCTGGCTCGAGCCACGTTGTAGCGCGGTCGCCAAGGAGGGCATGCCGTCACCATCGGAGGTCGGGGACCGATTTGACGGCGCTCCATAGATAAGGCTCCCTTTACTTAGGTTCTCCTTACCTTAACTTGGAGGTCTCCGTGCGCTCGCCCATCACTGCCGCTGTGTTCGCCCTCGCGCTCACCGCCGTTGCCTGCGGAGGGTCGGGAACTGTCGAGGATGTCGCCGGAGGAGCGGACCGTACCGGAACGGCCACCGACCGTGGGACGGCGGCCGAGGAGCCGACGAGCGTCACCGTGGAGCACGCGATGGGGTCGACTGAGGTGCCGTGCACCCCGGAGCGGGTCGTCACCCTGGGTCAGGGCCAGACCGACTCCACGCTCGTGCTGGGGGTGATACCGGTCGGGGTGGTGGAGCCGTGGACCGAGGAGTTCTACGGCTACCTGCCCGACGAGGTGCACGACGCTGAGGTGGTCGGCAGCGAGCTCGAGCCCGACGTGGAGGCGATCGCGGCGCTGGATCCCGATCTGCTCCTGGGTTCGAAGCTGCGCCCCGAGGCGGTGTACGAGCAGCTGTCCGCCATCGCCCCGACGGTGTTCGCCGAGACGATCGGGCGTAGCTGGAAGGACAACGTGTCGCTGTGGGCGAAGGCCCTGTGCCGGCAGGAGGAGGGCGAGCGGGTCCTGCTCGCGTGGGAGGAGCGGACCGCCGCGTTCAAACGCGAGCTGGGGGAGCTGGCCGACACCGACGTGTCGATGATCCGGTTCATGCCCGACGAGGTCCGCATCTACCTGACCGGCTTCCCCGGATCGGTGCTGCGCGACGCGGGGCTGCAACGGCCCCCGGCGCAGCGGGTCGACGACTGGGAGACCTCCGACCAGCTGGTGGCGATCATGCCAAGAGCGCATCCCCGACATGGACGCCGAGGTGATCTTCGTGATGGTGTCGGACTGGCGAGGCGACGACGCGCTGGAGTTGGAGGAGGAGTGGACCTCCCACCCGCTGTGGGGGAAGCTCGAAGCGGTCCGCAACGGGGCGGTGTTCCCCGTGAACGAGGAGCACTGGAACCTCGGCGGGGGCATCCTGGCTGCCAACGCGATGCTCGACGACCTCGAGCGTCACTTCCTCGGGGCGGGCGGCGCCCGTGACGCCCTGACCGGAGACGACGGCTCGTGACCGGCCCCCAGTCGACCGGCGACCGGCGCACGACGTTGCCTCCCTGCCGAGTGGTGAGCATCCACGCGAGGAGCAGGCGCTGCTCGTCCTCGTGGAGGTGGACGGCCACGATCTGTCGGTCACGGTGCCACTGGACCGCGGTGCGTGGTACGCCTTGGGCCACCTGGGCGCCCTGCATGGCCATGAGCGGGGCTGCCACTACCGCGCCGAGGTGCACGTCGACCTCCTGCGGCGGTCGCTCCGCGCGGGTGGGGCGTGGCCGCTGTGCGTGCTCATCCGACCGGATCCGGACCCGGCCTGCTGGCTGCGGATCGCGACCGCCCAGGGATCGGTCGAACTCGACCTGGAGCTGCTCGACGCGGCAATGCTGCTGCTGTCCGGCCGCTTCACGACGGCAGTCGTGCCGGCCGTCCGCGACCCGTGGGCCGACACGCTCCAGCGGTTGCTGCATGGCAGGACGCCTGGAGATCGATCGGGATCGGGGCGATCGTGAACGCGGGACACCGGCGCCTCCAGGGCGTGGTATGGATGGTCGCTGCGGCAATGGCCGCGACGGCGTGTGCGAGCCCTCCGGACACCGCCGAGGAACGGGCCGGGCCCAGCCCACCGCCGGCGCACGCCGGCGACGTGGGCCCCCGCACCATCGAGCACGCCTTCGGGACCGCCGAGGTGCCCGCTCGACCGGAACGGGTTGTCGCGCTGGACCCCTACGTGTCCCTGCCGACGGCCCTGCTGGCCGACGCCAACGTGGTGGGCACCGCCTACCTGCGCTTCGGCGAGCCGTTCCCGGTGTTCCTCGACGACAAGCAGACGCGGGGCATCGAACATCGGGTGGTTCGGCGAGCTGGACATCGAGCGGATTGCCGCGCTGGCCCCGGACCTGATTCTCGGTAACACGCTGTTCGTCGAGGAGTCCTACGACCGGTTGAGAGAGATCGCGCCCACCGTGGGCTTGGCGACGTTCCTCGACCGCGACTGGAAGGTGACCGTGCGCGAGGCCGGTCGCGTCCTGGGGGCTGAGGGCCGGATGGAACGCGCCCTCGAGGACTACGAGCAGCGGATCGAGCAGTTCCGCTCCCCCTCCGACGTCGAGGGGGTGACCGCCTCGCTGG containing:
- a CDS encoding iron-siderophore ABC transporter substrate-binding protein, giving the protein MGSTEVPCTPERVVTLGQGQTDSTLVLGVIPVGVVEPWTEEFYGYLPDEVHDAEVVGSELEPDVEAIAALDPDLLLGSKLRPEAVYEQLSAIAPTVFAETIGRSWKDNVSLWAKALCRQEEGERVLLAWEERTAAFKRELGELADTDVSMIRFMPDEVRIYLTGFPGSVLRDAGLQRPPAQRVDDWETSDQLVAIMPRAHPRHGRRGDLRDGVGLARRRRAGVGGGVDLPPAVGEARSGPQRGGVPRERGALEPRRGHPGCQRDARRPRASLPRGGRRP